GCTTGGATTAACATCTTAGGCCAAAATGGAGTTATTAATAATTTTTTACTTAGTATCGGCGTAATCAAACAACCAATCGTTATGCTGTATACAGAATTCTCGATTATCGTGGGGTCCATTTACTTATTTTTACCAATTATGGTGATGACCTTAGTTGGAGTAGTTGAAAATATTGATCCAGAAATTATGGAATCCGCTGAAACCTTAGGTGCCAATCGGTTTTCAGCCTTTATGAAAGTTATTTTACCCTTAAGTATTCCAGGAATTATCGTCGGCAGTGTTCTCGTATTTACTGGAACACTAACCGCCTACACAACACCACAATTATTAGGTGGCAATAAAAATATGCTTTTAGCAACATTTCTCTACCAAAAAGCTATGGCATTAGGCGATTGGTCCGGAGCGAGTGTGATCGCATTCGTGATGATCGTGACCACTATCGTTGTGATGCGCGTCTTCAAC
This Carnobacterium maltaromaticum DSM 20342 DNA region includes the following protein-coding sequences:
- a CDS encoding ABC transporter permease, which encodes MKKSIPYLILAPGLILLIFFLVMPLVSILLPTVFEGGFSLTAYQQFFSDSYNISIFIRTIRVSLIVTLISALCGVPTAYYIARSPKKWRSLLMALTLFPLLTNSVIRSFAWINILGQNGVINNFLLSIGVIKQPIVMLYTEFSIIVGSIYLFLPIMVMTLVGVVENIDPEIMESAETLGANRFSAFMKVILPLSIPGIIVGSVLVFTGTLTAYTTPQLLGGNKNMLLATFLYQKAMALGDWSGASVIAFVMIVTTIVVMRVFNWIAGKADKRGELNA